The proteins below come from a single Paramormyrops kingsleyae isolate MSU_618 chromosome 25, PKINGS_0.4, whole genome shotgun sequence genomic window:
- the zfp91 gene encoding uncharacterized protein zfp91, whose amino-acid sequence MDSEKNRAEVSNVGKSGESELTGEEAAGAFTTPAAAPSRGKKLRGRGVSRSKTGVLSIGLSDQGLVTSGTGRVLRDRSARAKAGRHAEDSSNANSQRKFAYPRRRRSTAARVGNSGDVGDDSGLSVDSEEKKDAPGVKAVQSARPRRMRRLCGPRVPSARSSRPFPTSLCKSEPGTEASYVADKAVADSAQASDEEDEVMDEEEASFVDDLTDQNYIPYIDSEEITSEEDLPFRDDLNDQSYEPQNKRTNPKPRRKPAKLPREKKEKVCDKGTDIKKEGGEEMDVKLENEFGDTTEPPRKRGRRRKDDKSPRLPKRRKKPPVQYVRCEMEGCGTVLAHPRYLQHHIKYQHLLKKKYVCPHPSCGRLFRLQKQLLRHAKHHTDQRDYICEYCARAFKSSHNLAVHRMIHTGEKPLQCEICGFTCRQKASLNWHMKKHDADAFYQFSCSICGKKFEKKDSVVAHKAKSHPEVLIAEALAANAGALITTPSSLLAGGGVEGGGSGAEPAPEPVEQVVVLNQGTSLHALQVPISLTLSLPAGSPQLQLLPGVASLAPPSPLPPHSQDLVELDCAISGPPSSGAAPTPQSSASLEQHAISAGEGGMGWQRVDEGGSRPVLLERPEGHVQHETHHELL is encoded by the exons ATGGACTCGGAGAAAAACCGAGCCGAGGTGAGCAACGTCGGAAAGAGCGGAGAGAGCGAACTCACCGGTGAGGAGGCCGCGGGAGCATTCACGACCCCTGCTGCGGCGCCCTCCCGAGGCAAAAAATTGCGAGGGCGTGGGGTGAGTCGCTCGAAGACCGGGGTGCTCTCTATAGGCCTTTCTGATCAAGGATTAGTTACGTCGGGCACCGGAAGGGTACTACGGGATCGCTCGGCCCGAGCCAAGGCTGGGAGACATGCCGAGGACAGCAGTAACGCTAACAGCCAGAGGAAGTTTGCGTATCCGCGGCGTAGGAGGAGCACCGCAGCCCGCGTCGGCAATTCAGGGGACGTGGGGGATGACAGCGGCCTGTCGGTGGA TTCCGAGGAGAAAAAAGATGCTCCGGGTGTTAAAG CCGTGCAGTCAGCCAGACCCCGGAGGATGCGGCGGCTGTGCGGCCCCCGTGTCCCTTCTGCCCGCAGCTCTCGACCTTTCCCCACGTCGCTGTGCAAGAGCGAGCCAGGCACTGAGGCCTCTTATG TGGCAGACAAGGCTGTGGCCGACAGTGCCCAGGCCAG TGATGAGGAAGATGAAGTGATGGATGAGGAAGAGGCTTCTTTTGTGGATGACCTGACAGATCAGAACTACATACCTTACATTGACAG TGAGGAGATTACCAGTGAGGAAGATCTTCCTTTCAGGGATGACCTCAATGATCAGAGCTATGAACCACAGAACAAGAG GACCAACCCAAAACCAAGACGAAAACCTGCAAAGCTTCCAagggagaaaaaagaaaaagtgtgTGATAAAGGGACAGATATAAAAAAAGAGGGAGGAGAGGAGATGGATGTGAAACTGGAGAACGAGTTTGGGGATACGACAGAGCCACCTAGGAA AAGAGGAAGACGACGGAAAGATGATAAAAGCCCTCGTCTTCCGAAAAGAAG GAAGAAGCCGCCCGTGCAGTATGTACGCTGTGAGATGGAGGGCTGCGGCACGGTCCTGGCCCACCCGCGCTACCTGCAG CACCACATTAAGTACCAGCACCTTCTGAAGAAAAAGTACGTCTGCCCCCACCCCTCGTGCGGGAGGCTGTTTCGGCTTCAGAAGCAGCTCCTCAGGCACGCCAAGCATCACACAG ATCAGAGGGACTACATCTGTGAATACTGTGCCCGGGCCTTCAAGAGCTCCCACAACCTGGCTGTGCACCGCATGATCCATACGGGGGAGAAGCCCCTGCA GTGTGAGATCTGCGGCTTCACCTGCAGGCAGAAGGCCTCGCTCAACTGGCACATGAAGAAGCACGATGCCGACGCCTTCTACCAATTCTCCTGTAGCATCTGTGGCAAGAAGTTTGAGAAGAAGGACAGCGTGGTGGCTCACAAGGCCAAAAGCCACCCAGAGGTTCTGATCGCGGAGGCCCTGGCTGCCAATGCGGGAGCCCTTATCACCACGCCGAGCTCTTtgctggctggggggggtgtggagggTGGGGGCTCAGGGGCAGAGCCTGCGCCGGAGCCAGTGGAGCAAGTGGTGGTGCTTAACCAGGGGACGAGCCTTCATGCCTTGCAGGTACCCATATCACTCACTTTGTCCTTACCAGCTGGCAGCCCCCAGCTTCAGCTCCTGCCGGGTGTGGCCTCCCTAGCACCGccatcccccctcccaccacatTCACAGGACCTCGTGGAGCTTGACTGCGCCATCTCCGGTCCCCCTTCATCTGGTGCGGCTCCCACTCCACAGAGCTCTGCCTCCCTCGAACAGCATGCCATCTCcgcaggggaggggggtatgGGCTGGCAGAGGGTGGATGAGGGCGGTTCAAGACCGGTGCTTCTGGAAAGGCCAGAGGGTCACGTCCAGCACGAGACACATCATGAACTGCTCTAG
- the LOC111841228 gene encoding uncharacterized protein — MDLRSRRSLSAAGGSSAAGRTAALADLLHWNCTELLKLYKEKESFTSDITLTKDRIITLPPTSPHLSADDRLWILHSALHQCLEFLETVMRREEEEFGIQVGGDYRKMQNIVKARLGDLLQSMKLLTRGERVTALASHTESTDGSENGNIFALKVWIYRVLQELMHWIKCASETLLTLQSERETEPRVTRRRGGQEKRGSEGEGGREREWRSKVRRRAMQGKVAKGRCKAK; from the exons ATGGATCTCAGGAGTAGGCGCTCCTTGTCGGCGGCAGGTGGATCCTCGGCGGCGGGTAGAACGGCTGCGCTGGCCGACTTGTTACACTGGAACTGCACTGAACTGCTGAAGCTCTAC AAAGAGAAGGAGAGCTTCACTTCAGACATCACATTGACAAAGGATCGCATCATCACCCTGCCCCCAACCTCACCCCATCTCTCGGCGGATGATCGGCTGTGGATCCTGCATTCCGCCCTCCATCAGTGCCTCGAGTTCCTGGAGACAGTGATGCgtagggaggaggaggagtttGGAATCCAGGTGGGAGGAGACTACaggaaaatgcaaaacataGTGAAAGCCAGACTTGGGGATCTCCTCCAGAGCATGAAGCTCCTCAcaaggggagagagagtgacGGCACTCGCTTCTCACACAGAG TCTACAGATGGCTCAGAAAATGGCAACATTTTCGCGCTGAAGGTCTGGATCTACAGGGTCCTGCAGGAACTGATGCACTGGATCAAGTGTGCCAGTGAAACTCTCCTAACACTGCAGTCGGAGCGAGAGACGGAGCCCAGAGTGACCAGGAGGAGAGGGGGCCAGGAGAAACGCGGAagtgagggagagggagggagagagagagagtggagGAGCAAAGTGAGGAGAAGAGCGATGCAGGGGAAGGTTGCAAAGGGGAGGTGTAAAGCAAAATGA
- the LOC111841227 gene encoding uncharacterized protein, translating into MSANALPLVGYGSSSDSDSDAGEQRQHETDGHNESGTKMKSQNLLLESGFGSSSSSDSEENPNVQTGPEVPVEPEANVPASATPQPGGRLPPPPPSVLFGSSVFANPFKEQAEEQLSFLQKHVPLTAQARPSHIGGRGMCVAYRRDGRCRFGSSCKFAHDSDLQIPVDGQRGTVPSHQSNLSSSAQQSTAKEPEGDSVEVLEEVGRRKRKVGLSDSLTPPKKALKQYKAQRKKEGLSPLS; encoded by the exons ATGTCGGCGAATGCGCTTCCTCTGGTGGGCTACGGCTCGTCGTCCGACTCGGACAGCGACGCTGGGGAGCAACG cCAGCATGAGACGGATGGACACAATGAGAGTGGAACCAAAATGAAGAGTCAGAATTTGTTACTGGAGTCAGGATTTGGGTCCAGTTCCAGTTCTGACTCTGAAGAGAATCCCAACGTGCAGACTGGCCCAGAAGTACCAGTCGAGCCAGAGGCCAACGTCCCGGCCTCAGCAACACCACAGCCTGGCGGCAGACTGCCACCACCGCCCCCCAGTGTGCTGTTTGGCAGCAGCGTGTTTGCCAACCCATTCAAAGAGCAGGCGGAGGAACAGCTAAGCTTCCTGCAGAAACATGTGCCCCTGACCGCGCAGGCCCGGCCCTCACACATAGGGGGCCGCGGCATGTGCGTTGCATATCGGCGGGACGGCCGCTGTCGCTTTGGCAGCAGCTGCAAGTTTGCCCACGACAGCGACCTGCAGATACCCGTGGACGGCCAAAGGGGCACCGTACCCAGCCACCAGAGCAATCTCAGCAGCTCGGCCCAACAAAGCACGGCCAAGGAGCCAGAGGGAGACTCAGTGGAGGTACTGGAGGAAGtggggaggaggaagaggaaggtggGGCTGAGTGACAGTCTGACGCCCCCCAAGAAAGCCCTGAAACAGTACAAGGCACAGAGGAAGAAAGAGGGGCTCAGTCCGCTTTCTTGA